A single Plasmodium knowlesi strain H genome assembly, chromosome: 13 DNA region contains:
- a CDS encoding shewanella-like protein phosphatase 2, putative — MKIPYLKFFLWSCWNILTKLCSANEETSFSNLKWEHDLFSISDLHGDLDAFLKILLNEKMIDNNYNVIRENVLIVITGDVLDPSYDDINILFFIEEYNEKGKTLNSKILMVLGNHEVKNMCLEFNKVKKNAEKYQNRNDMFSKNEVIYNILVNKPFVLRVNEMVFSHAGVLPFYASYGIDYINREGKNEIENNCELLFKKRKRKEEFCISCDYGPTLNRYFSFVSDGLFKRWMVCSTLSKSLNLLSSSRMIVGHTVQKNKKVNSFCDEKLLLTDTGISKWKKGVVSYVQYFKDGTFDVRYV, encoded by the coding sequence ATGAAGATACCATACctcaaattttttctttggagCTGTTGGAACATCTTGACAAAATTGTGTAGCGCAAATGAGGAAACCAGTTTTTCGAATTTAAAATGGGAACATGACTTATTTAGCATAAGTGATCTGCACGGAGATCTGGAtgcgtttttaaaaattctactgaatgaaaaaatgattgATAATAATTATAATGTGATACGAGAGAATGTACTGATAGTCATAACCGGTGACGTATTGGACCCCTCTTATGAtgacataaatatattattttttatcgaAGAGTATaacgaaaaggggaaaacgctgaattcgaaaattttaatggtatTGGGAAATCATGAAGTTAAAAACATGTGTTTAGAATTCAATAAAGTTAAAAAGAACGCAGAGAAGTACCAAAACAGAAATGACATGTTCTCGAAAAATGAAGTGATCTATAACATTTTAGTGAACAAGCCATTTGTTTTGAGGGTAAATGAAATGGTATTTTCACACGCAGGTGTGTTGCCATTTTATGCCTCTTATGGTATTGATTATATAAAtagggaggggaaaaacgaaatagaaaataatTGCGAATTACtgttcaaaaaaagaaaaagaaaagaagagtttTGCATCAGCTGTGATTACGGGCCTACATTAAATCGGTATTTCTCTTTTGTGAGTGATGGTCTTTTTAAAAGGTGGATGGTTTGTTCTACTTTAAGCAAATCCTTAAATTTGTTAAGTTCGAGCAGAATGATAGTTGGACACACTGtacagaagaacaaaaaggtCAACAGCTTCTGTGATGAAAAATTACTGCTAACGGATACGGGCATAAGTAAATGGAAGAAAGGTGTGGTGTCTTATGTACAATACTTTAAGGACGGTACATTTGATGTACGCTATGTGTGA
- a CDS encoding IMP-specific 5'-nucleotidase, putative codes for MEKLDIPSHEMYEDMQHAFREQDKYNFLAISDGSVINSYMKKNVVDWNNRYSYNQLKNKDSLIMFLVDIFRSLFLSNCIDKNIDNVLSSIEQMFTDHYYNPMHSRLKYLIDDVGIFFTKLPITKAFHTYNRKYRITKRLYAPPTFNEVRHILNLAQILSLEDGLDLLTFDADETLYPDGYDFNDEVLASYISNLLKKMNIAIVTAASYSNDAEKYQKRLENLLRYFSKNNIEDGSYHNFYVMGGESNYLFKCNEEANLYSVPEEEWHHYKKYVDRETVEKILDISQKCLQQVITDFKLCAQIQRKEKSIGLVPNKIPSANSQKEQKNYMIKYEVLEEAVIRVKKEIVKNKITAPYCAFNGGQDLWVDIGNKAEGLIILQKLLKIEKKKCCHIGDQFLHSGNDFPTRFCSLTLWISNPQETKACLKSIMNLNMKSFIPEVLDENE; via the exons atggagaagttaGACATTCCTTCGCATGAAATGTATGAAGATATGCAGCACGCCTTTCGTGAGCAAGACAAGTACAACTTTCTGGCCATATCGGATGGAagcg TGATAAACTcgtacatgaaaaaaaacgtcGTCGACTGGAACAATCGTTACAGCTACAACCAATTGAAGAACAAAGACAGCCTGATAATGTTCCTGGTGGACATTTTCAGGTCCCTATTTCTTTCAAACTGCATTGATAAAAATATCGACAATGTTCTCTCCAGCATAGAACAGATGTTCACGGACCACTACTACAACCCCATGCATAGCCGTCTGAAGTATTTGATAGACGACGTGG GAATATTCTTCACGAAGCTACCAATAACGAAGGCCTTCCACACATACAACAGGAAGTACAGAATAACGAAACGGTTATACGCCCCCCCAACGTTCAACGAAGTTCGGCACATCCTCAACTTGGCACAG ATCCTGTCTCTGGAGGACGGACTGGACTTGCTGACCTTCGATGCAGACGAGACGCTCTACCCAGATGGATACGACTTCAACGACGAAGTTTTGGCCAGCTACATCTCTAACTTgctcaaaaaaatgaacatagcAATAGTTACCGCGGCCT CTTACAGCAACGATGCGGAAAAGTATCAAAAGCGTCTGGAGAATTTGCTGCGGTACTTTTCCAAGAACAACATCGAAGACGGCTCGTACCACAATTTCTACGTCATGGGTGGTGAGAGTAATTACCTATTTAA GTGCAACGAAGAGGCTAACCTGTACTCCGTTCCAGAAGAGGAGTGGCaccattataaaaaatatgtggaCAGAGAAACCGTTGAGAAAATACTAGACATTTCTCAAAAATGCTTACAACAAGTTATTACAGATTTTAAATTATGTGCGCAAAttcaaaggaaagaaaagtcCATAGGGCTAGTCCCGAACAAGATCCCGTCGGCGAACAGCCAGAAGG AACAAAAGAATTACATGATAAAGTACGAAGTCTTGGAGGAGGCGGTGATCCgcgtaaagaaggaaatcgTGAAAAACA AAATAACGGCACCTTACTGCGCTTTCAATGGGGGACAAGACCTTTGGGTAGACATTGGAAACAAGGCAGAAGGGTTAATCATTTTACAGAAATTGTtgaaaatcgaaaaaaaaaaatgttgtcaCATTGGAGATCAGTTCTTACACTCGGGAAATGACTTCCCCACGAG GTTTTGCAGCTTAACCTTGTGGATTAGCAACCCGCAGGAAACCAAAGCCTGTTTAAAGAGTATAATGAACCTAAACATGAAGTCCTTTATTCCTGAAGTTTTGGACGAAAATGAGTAG
- a CDS encoding eukaryotic translation initiation factor 3 subunit C, putative, producing the protein MQSKFWAKGADDDSGDNITESSDDEVDEKKPLVSAQAERWAAIDSSSSEEEERVLKSYEGKRIDFYKNIGSSLNESMESSDFNQMLKDYESLYKFMVKESSERIPNFAIVYLDKLSKYVDTTFQNNVEKKVLSKSKAQTLNKLKAKIRKCSAYYQSKLDLYHENPEEFKLAMEDDLDDDDDEDEDDQTDEEEEDDEEPADQEEEKKEKAKDEKTPGEEDSDDWSNSEEEEYVSDDGDDKTKSAMSKWGLKTSEKVEKKKVVKTKVKKEGTKKEEKVVHVDENQSAKNKAYAELLSTKNLSEEVIRNRVKFVIEKRGRKGLDKHEHINILSKLCELAKTVSTQSYIEVLEQLINLEFDVVSSLYTYMSFNIWNKAFKYIEIILDLLIQNESFYLVSINITEEITEEVINEKEKISRSCKTLISFLAKLDDELLKALIYIDAQTEEYRRRLGKTIHMIALLYKGYNYVKFTKKMPELAIFISTRILEHMYYKPEALFMQVWKFVTNGKENNSLSMNAENSGNNNVNGKVEHSAKTNGDSDKQPNGDATNDAEKMPTKGEDQISPKQIVEKYVYEIFEHGTKQQKVKALLQLSFHRSLHDEFLEAKELLNVSNVHELALSSDTQTQILYNRNLIQLGLCAFRHGKIFEAHCCLGEICSQNKHRELIAQGVSNLKNQEKTLEQERAEKRRLLSFHMHISIELIECVNNICAMLLEVPNLARHSFESKKDIISRQFRRFLDIYDKQVFNSPPENNKEIILLATKYLQKGNWKMCCEKIFSLSIWSKFNDTEKVQNILREKIKQEAMRTYIFRYISIYDSFSVDQLCIMFDLNQNVVHSILSKMMINHEIPACWNESSSHILINKVNPTALQTVAIKLAENINEIMEQNELTLNMRNPKFMFMQEKRTQMKDDKSNWSHKKGDGKYGKGYHQHKNVHYKKNYKEKSMPKGFA; encoded by the exons AGTTTGTACAAATTTATGGTAAAGGAAAGTTCTGAACGAATCCCAAATTTTGCTATTGTATATTTAGATAAGCTTTCAAAATATGTGGACACAACATTTCAGAACAACGTGGAGAAGAAGGTTCTGAGTAAGAGCAAAGCGCAGACACTGAACAAGTTAAAGGCAAAAATTAGAAAGTGCAGTGCGTATTACCAAAGTAAGTTGGACCTGTACCATGAGAATCCTGAGGAATTTAAGCTCGCCATGGAGGATGATctggatgatgatgacgatgaagatGAGGATGATCAGACggatgaggaagaagaagacgacGAGGAACCCGCTGatcaggaagaagaaaagaaagaaaaggcgaaggatgaaaagaccCCCGGAGAAGAGGACAGCGATGATTGGTCAAacagtgaagaagaagaatatgtATCTGACGACGGAGATGATAAAACAAAAAGTGCTATGAGCAAATGGGGGTTGAAAACAAGtgaaaaagtggagaaaaaaaaagtagtaaaaacaaaggtgaaaaaggaaggaacgaagaaggaagaaaaggtagTACATGTGGACGAAAACCAAtctgcaaaaaataaagcatatGCAGAATTGTTAAGTACGAAAAATCTATCAGAAGAAGTCATAAGAAATAGAGTCAAATTTGTAattgaaaaaagaggaaggaaggggttaGACAAACATGAGCATATTAATATTCTGTCTAAGTTATGTGAGCTAGCCAAAACAGTAAGTACACAGTCATATATAGAAGTACTGGAACAGTTGATTAACCTCGAATTCGACGTGGTCTCAAGTTTGTACACCTACATGTCGTTCAACATTTGGAATAAGGCATTTAAGTACATTGAAATTATTTTAGATCTGCTAATTCAGAATGAGAGCTTTTATTTAGTGTCCATCAATATTACAGAAGAAATTACGGAAGAGGTTATAAacgagaaggagaaaatttctCGATCTTGTAAAACACTCATTTCGTTCTTAGCCAAATTGGATGATGAGTTGCTAAAGGcccttatatatatagatgcCCAAACGGAGGAATACAGGAGAAGGTTAGGAAAAACTATCCACATGATTGCACTGCTTTATAAAGGGTATAATTACGTGAAGttcaccaaaaaaatgcCCGAACTGGCTATATTCATTTCGACGAGAATCCTTGAGCATATGTATTACAAACCGGAAGCGCTGTTCATGCAGGTGTGGAAGTTCGTCACAAATGGGAAGGAGAACAATTCCTTGTCGATGAATGCGGAAAATAGCGGAAATAACAACGTAAATGGAAAGGTAGAGCATTCCGCGAAAACGAATGGCGACAGCGATAAGCAGCCAAACGGGGATGCCACAAATGATGCAGAGAAAATGCCCACCAAAGGGGAAGATCAGATATCCCCAAAACAAATTGtagaaaaatatgtgtatgaAATATTTGAGCACGGAACGAAGCAGCAGAAAGTTAAAGCACTGTTGCAGTTGTCCTTCCATAGAAGCTTGCACGACGAATTCCTGGAAGCAAAGGAATTATTAAATGTTTCGAATGTACACGAATTGGCGCTAAGTTCAGATACGCAGACGCAGATTCTGTACAACCGAAATTTAATTCAGTTAGGATTATGTGCCTTCAgacatggaaaaatatttgaggCGCACTGTTGCTTAGGGGAAATATGCTCGCAAAACAAGCACCGAGAATTAATCGCCCAGGGAGTATCAAACTTAAAAAATCAGGAAAAAACTCTGGAACAGGAAAGAGCCGAAAAGAGAAGACTACTCTCCTTCCATATGCACATCTCAATTGAGCTAATTGAATGTGTGAATAACATCTGCGCAATGTTGCTGGAAGTACCTAATCTAGCTAGACATTCATTTGAATCGAAGAAGGATATAATTTCTAGGCAGTTCAGGCGATTCCTAGATATATATGACAAGCAAGTTTTTAATAGCCCTCCAGAAAATAACAAAGAAATTATACTACTAGCCACGAAATATTTGCAGAAAGGAAATTGGAAAATGTgttgtgaaaaaatatttagcTTATCCATTTGGTCTAAATTTAATGATACAGAAAAGGTACAAAACATATTacgggaaaaaattaaacaggAAGCCATGCGCACTTACATTTTTAGATACATCTCCATATATGATTCCTTCTCCGTCGACCAGTTATGCATCATGTTCGACCTTAATCAGAATGTCGTGCATTCCATTTTAAGCAAAATGATGATTAACCATGAGATTCCTGCGTGCTGGAATGAAAGCAGCAGTCATATTCTCATAAACAAGGTGAACCCCACGGCCCTCCAGACCGTTGCCATAAAGTTGGCGGAAAATATCAACGAGATtatggagcagaacgagctGACCCTTAACATGCGCAACCCAAA ATTCATGTTCATGCAGGAGAAGCGCACGCAGATGAAGGACGACAAGTCCAACTGGTCACACAAGAAGGGCGATGGCAAGTACGGAAAGGGTTACCACCAGCACAAAAACGTGCACTACAAGAAGAActacaaggaaaaaagcatGCCCAAAGGTTTCGCTTAA